In a genomic window of Myxococcaceae bacterium JPH2:
- a CDS encoding zinc-binding dehydrogenase, with amino-acid sequence MEAVVLRQFGDAGNLRLENVPVPSPGRGEVLLRVHACGVCYHDVINRRGNLPRTHVPAILGHEAAGEVVDVGPDTPGWKVGDRAATLQRLSCGECALCRSGRNSLCKRDNRFFGEELQGGYAQFMVAPVAGLGRVPEGLPWAEAATVCCTTGTAVHTLRTRARIQAGETVLITGASGGVGLSSVQLAKVDGARVIAITSGEAKVQALREAGADEVIVSRGLDFASEVRKRTQGNGVDVAIEIVGSATFDQTMKAMAPGGRVAVVGNLESGVVNLNPGLVIVKELEILGAYATTRDELDEALRLTAAGKIRPFVSETVPLADASRAHFRLENREVAGRLVLVPPQA; translated from the coding sequence ATGGAAGCCGTTGTCCTTCGCCAGTTCGGCGATGCAGGAAACCTGCGCCTTGAGAACGTCCCGGTTCCCAGCCCGGGACGCGGTGAAGTGCTGCTGCGAGTGCACGCGTGCGGCGTCTGCTACCACGACGTCATCAACCGCCGAGGCAACCTGCCGCGCACGCATGTCCCCGCCATCCTCGGCCACGAAGCCGCGGGCGAGGTCGTGGACGTGGGCCCGGACACGCCGGGCTGGAAGGTGGGCGATCGCGCCGCCACGCTCCAGCGCCTGTCCTGTGGCGAGTGCGCGCTCTGCCGCTCCGGCCGCAACAGCCTCTGCAAGCGCGACAACCGCTTCTTCGGCGAGGAGCTCCAGGGCGGCTACGCGCAGTTCATGGTCGCGCCGGTGGCGGGCCTGGGCCGCGTGCCCGAAGGCCTGCCCTGGGCCGAGGCCGCCACGGTGTGCTGCACCACCGGCACGGCGGTGCACACGCTGCGCACGCGGGCGCGCATCCAGGCGGGCGAGACGGTGCTGATCACCGGCGCCAGCGGCGGCGTGGGCCTGTCCTCGGTGCAGCTCGCCAAGGTGGACGGCGCGCGCGTCATCGCCATCACCTCGGGCGAGGCCAAGGTGCAGGCGCTGCGCGAGGCGGGCGCGGACGAGGTCATCGTCTCGCGCGGCCTGGACTTCGCGTCCGAGGTCCGCAAGCGCACGCAGGGCAACGGCGTGGACGTGGCCATTGAAATCGTGGGCAGCGCGACGTTCGACCAGACGATGAAGGCCATGGCCCCGGGCGGTCGCGTGGCGGTGGTGGGCAACCTGGAGTCGGGCGTGGTGAACCTCAACCCCGGGCTCGTCATCGTGAAGGAGCTGGAGATCCTCGGCGCCTACGCGACCACGCGCGACGAGCTGGACGAGGCGCTGCGGCTGACGGCGGCGGGGAAGATTCGTCCGTTCGTGTCGGAGACGGTGCCGCTGGCGGATGCCTCGCGCGCGCACTTCCGGCTGGAGAACCGCGAGGTCGCGGGCCGGCTGGTGCTGGTGCCTCCCCAGGCGTGA
- a CDS encoding hydroxymethylglutaryl-CoA synthase family protein translates to MKKRVGIEALAIAVPRRYVDIEDLARARGVDPAKYTAGLGAREMAVNDPGEDAVALAATAAARLLKQQDVDPAKLGMLVVGTETGVDHSKPIASHVHGLLKLPRSMRSFDAQHACYGGTAGLMAAVEWIASGAGAGRSALVVCTDIARYGIKTAGEPTQGGGAVALLVSEQPDLLAMDVGLNGACTVDVYDFWRPVGRREALVDGHYSINCYLDALSGAYRGWRERALAQGLVRWGGTMPSEQLARIAYHVPFCKMARKAHTQVRLCDLEDAVGPGPNTPEAREEVAKSSASFDAQVARSLNVNARVGNVYTASLYLALTGLLDAEAATLAGQRIGLLSYGSGCCAEFYSGVVGEKAAERMARAGVEEVLARRERVSVEEYERLMGLAPDAPEALTPEPGTFRLAEIREHRRLYTGGTVA, encoded by the coding sequence ATGAAGAAGCGGGTTGGAATCGAGGCGCTGGCCATCGCGGTCCCGCGCCGGTACGTGGACATCGAGGACCTGGCGCGAGCGCGCGGCGTGGATCCCGCCAAGTACACCGCGGGCCTCGGCGCTCGTGAGATGGCCGTGAACGATCCGGGCGAGGACGCGGTGGCGCTGGCCGCCACGGCGGCGGCCCGACTGCTCAAGCAGCAGGATGTGGACCCCGCGAAGCTGGGCATGCTCGTGGTGGGCACCGAGACGGGCGTGGACCACTCGAAGCCCATCGCCTCGCACGTGCACGGCCTGCTGAAGCTGCCGCGCTCCATGCGCAGCTTCGACGCGCAGCACGCCTGCTACGGCGGCACCGCGGGCCTGATGGCCGCCGTGGAGTGGATCGCCTCGGGCGCGGGCGCGGGCCGCTCGGCGCTGGTGGTGTGCACGGACATCGCGCGCTATGGCATCAAGACCGCGGGCGAGCCGACCCAGGGTGGCGGCGCGGTGGCCCTGCTCGTCTCCGAGCAGCCGGACCTGCTCGCGATGGACGTGGGGCTCAACGGCGCGTGCACCGTCGACGTGTATGACTTCTGGCGCCCGGTGGGCCGGCGCGAGGCGCTGGTGGACGGGCACTACTCCATCAACTGCTACCTGGACGCGCTCTCGGGCGCCTACCGGGGCTGGCGCGAGCGCGCGCTGGCGCAGGGGCTGGTGCGCTGGGGCGGCACGATGCCCAGCGAGCAGCTCGCGCGCATCGCGTACCACGTGCCCTTCTGCAAGATGGCCCGCAAGGCGCACACGCAGGTGCGGCTGTGTGACCTGGAGGACGCGGTCGGCCCGGGGCCGAACACGCCCGAGGCGCGCGAGGAGGTGGCCAAGTCCTCCGCCAGCTTCGATGCGCAGGTGGCGCGTTCACTGAACGTCAACGCGCGCGTGGGCAACGTCTACACCGCCTCGCTGTACCTGGCGCTGACGGGCCTGCTGGACGCCGAGGCGGCCACGCTGGCGGGCCAGCGCATTGGCCTGCTGTCCTACGGCAGCGGCTGCTGTGCGGAGTTCTACTCCGGCGTGGTGGGCGAGAAGGCCGCGGAGCGCATGGCGCGCGCCGGCGTGGAGGAGGTGCTCGCGCGCCGTGAGCGCGTCAGCGTGGAGGAGTACGAGCGCCTCATGGGTCTGGCGCCCGACGCGCCCGAGGCCCTGACGCCCGAGCCCGGCACCTTCCGCCTCGCGGAGATTCGCGAGCACCGCCGCCTGTACACGGGCGGAACCGTCGCCTGA
- a CDS encoding GNAT family N-acetyltransferase, with amino-acid sequence MNVMLQELAPEFIDQVGPLCARAFGDYPLLAELFPNDAEKRAVVTSRVYHSTVVDCLEYGVVHALVEDKRLLGLAAWLRPGAYPQSLRRQAGMFSSATAALRYFPRRAGLGLQALIRLDRYHPHTPKHWYLATIAIDAGAQGKGLGARLMNRGLQMVDAKGEPCFLETARPTNRNWYQGFGFEVQRSEPCFDGGPPQWFMWRPPADAAIHASTLRSSTSSGSEPSSSTTS; translated from the coding sequence ATGAACGTGATGCTCCAGGAGCTTGCGCCGGAGTTCATCGATCAAGTCGGCCCGCTGTGCGCACGGGCATTCGGTGACTATCCGCTGCTCGCCGAGCTGTTCCCCAATGACGCGGAGAAGCGCGCGGTGGTGACGTCGCGCGTCTATCACTCCACCGTCGTGGATTGCCTCGAGTACGGCGTGGTGCACGCGCTCGTCGAGGACAAGCGCCTGTTGGGACTGGCCGCCTGGCTGCGTCCGGGCGCCTATCCGCAGTCACTCCGTCGGCAGGCGGGCATGTTCTCCTCCGCCACCGCGGCGCTGCGCTACTTCCCGCGGCGCGCGGGGCTGGGACTCCAGGCGCTCATCCGGCTCGACCGCTATCACCCGCATACGCCCAAGCACTGGTACCTGGCCACCATCGCCATCGACGCGGGGGCCCAGGGCAAAGGCCTGGGGGCCCGGCTGATGAACCGGGGCCTCCAGATGGTGGACGCGAAGGGCGAGCCCTGCTTCCTCGAAACGGCCCGCCCCACGAACCGGAACTGGTACCAGGGCTTCGGCTTCGAGGTGCAGCGCAGCGAGCCCTGCTTCGACGGAGGTCCGCCTCAGTGGTTCATGTGGCGACCACCCGCGGACGCGGCGATCCACGCGTCCACCTTGCGCTCCAGCACGTCGAGCGGCAGCGAGCCATCGAGCAGCACCACGTCGTGA
- a CDS encoding DUF885 domain-containing protein, whose protein sequence is MLRAVRGWMLGVIASLPLGTADAAPTVKAKSSAGATLNALIQSEWQYQLERSPTYASVLGDRRWNDRWDDRSLAGIEADHQHSLKVLAKLDAVDRKQLSARELIDYELFRRDYETWVEEHRFKWYLLPTNQMGGLPEGIRQPPGLQTAYQFADTLRFDTVKDYEDWIARLGSFGTYAEQVTALMREGIREHRVHPKVALQRIPPQLEKQLVEDPTRSGFYSPFTRFPASFSASEQARLAAAGKAAIASTVLPALRRFHAFLTQEYIAAAPEQVGAWQFPEGAQLYAFMARTFTTTSLTPEEIHALGLAEVQRLRAEMEAVKAKAGFQGTLPEFFRFLREDPRFYSTTGEDLLMRYRALSKRIDPLLVKLFKTMPRLPYGVEATPDEMAPDTTTGFYYPAASDGSRPGTYLVNLYRPETRPRWEMVPLTLHEAVPGHHFQTSLAAEQASLPEFRRFGYYVAYGEGWALYCETLGDELGLYDDPYDKFGQLAYDMWRAVRLVVDTGMHAKKWTRQQAIDYFLENSPRPLLDITNEIDRYIVWPGQALAYKVGQLKIRELRTRAEKALGPAFDVRAFHDVVLLDGSLPLDVLERKVDAWIAASAGGRHMNH, encoded by the coding sequence ATGCTTCGAGCAGTGCGAGGGTGGATGTTGGGCGTCATCGCATCGCTGCCGCTGGGCACCGCGGACGCGGCGCCCACCGTGAAGGCGAAGTCCAGCGCGGGGGCGACCCTGAACGCGCTCATCCAGAGCGAGTGGCAGTACCAGCTCGAGCGCAGTCCCACGTACGCCTCGGTGCTGGGCGACCGTCGCTGGAATGACCGTTGGGATGACCGCAGCCTCGCCGGCATCGAGGCGGACCATCAGCACAGCCTGAAGGTGTTGGCGAAGCTCGACGCGGTGGATCGCAAGCAGCTCAGCGCGCGCGAGCTGATCGACTACGAGCTGTTCCGCCGCGACTACGAGACGTGGGTGGAGGAGCACCGCTTCAAGTGGTACCTGCTGCCCACGAATCAAATGGGAGGACTGCCCGAGGGCATCCGTCAGCCGCCGGGCCTCCAGACCGCGTACCAGTTCGCGGACACGCTGCGCTTCGACACGGTGAAGGACTACGAGGACTGGATCGCCCGGCTCGGCTCCTTCGGCACCTACGCGGAGCAGGTGACGGCGCTGATGCGCGAGGGCATTCGCGAGCACCGCGTGCACCCGAAGGTGGCCCTCCAGCGCATCCCGCCCCAGTTGGAGAAGCAGCTCGTGGAGGACCCGACGCGCAGCGGCTTCTACAGCCCCTTCACGCGCTTCCCGGCCAGCTTCTCCGCCTCGGAGCAGGCGCGGCTCGCGGCCGCGGGGAAGGCCGCCATCGCGAGCACGGTGCTGCCCGCGCTCCGCCGCTTCCACGCGTTCCTCACGCAGGAGTACATCGCCGCCGCGCCCGAGCAGGTGGGGGCATGGCAGTTCCCCGAGGGCGCGCAGCTCTATGCCTTCATGGCGCGCACCTTCACCACCACGAGCCTGACGCCCGAGGAGATTCACGCGCTGGGGCTCGCCGAGGTCCAGCGCCTGCGCGCGGAGATGGAGGCGGTGAAGGCGAAGGCCGGCTTCCAGGGCACGCTGCCGGAGTTCTTCCGCTTCCTGCGCGAGGACCCACGCTTCTACTCGACGACGGGCGAGGACTTGCTGATGCGCTACCGGGCGCTCTCCAAGCGCATCGACCCGCTGCTGGTGAAGCTGTTCAAGACGATGCCTCGGCTGCCCTATGGCGTCGAGGCCACGCCGGACGAGATGGCCCCCGACACGACCACGGGCTTCTACTATCCGGCCGCGTCGGATGGCTCGCGCCCCGGCACGTACCTGGTCAACCTCTACCGTCCGGAGACGCGTCCGCGCTGGGAGATGGTTCCCCTCACGCTGCACGAGGCCGTGCCCGGTCACCACTTCCAGACGTCGCTGGCCGCCGAGCAGGCGTCGCTGCCCGAGTTCCGCCGCTTCGGCTACTACGTCGCGTACGGCGAGGGCTGGGCGCTGTACTGCGAGACGCTCGGCGATGAGCTGGGGCTGTACGACGACCCGTACGACAAGTTCGGGCAGCTGGCCTACGACATGTGGCGCGCGGTCCGGCTGGTGGTGGACACGGGCATGCACGCCAAGAAGTGGACCCGTCAGCAGGCCATCGACTACTTCCTGGAGAACTCACCGCGACCGCTGCTCGACATCACCAATGAGATTGACCGGTACATCGTCTGGCCGGGCCAGGCGCTGGCCTACAAAGTGGGGCAGCTCAAGATTCGCGAGCTGCGCACGCGCGCGGAGAAGGCGCTGGGCCCCGCGTTCGACGTGCGCGCGTTTCACGACGTGGTGCTGCTCGATGGCTCGCTGCCGCTCGACGTGCTGGAGCGCAAGGTGGACGCGTGGATCGCCGCGTCCGCGGGTGGTCGCCACATGAACCACTGA
- a CDS encoding PhnD/SsuA/transferrin family substrate-binding protein: MKVSATPIRFLLFPSLGEVREHVRVDLFGRALSERLGRKVVVEFAPTYEMLETELVAGRVDMAWGTAEQCTAFEARARAVLRAVRSGSWSYHASLVCRADEPLTLESLRGKRAAWVAPRSTGGHLLAVAHLRAHGLDPDVIFAEQRFVGTYRRALNAVLEGEADVAATFSNHPDEHAMRATLATYVGREERRLLPFSFTGPTLSDGIILTRRLSVTDAAALEGILTRMNTDGAGLEMLMGPFRVEGFVRSEDGRVVPPPPGANRSGEYLVAELDADTRCRRLWSPTGHAFGRSLRDAEGALLVDALGDDAAGPLLPLIRAVLRGSAGGRQDYRLEVAGETRSYVAEVTPHESPDGEAGGPRLGLLVRDVSGLRSLEDPLYRLASFPLLHPEPLLELGTDGELRYANPAASTAFPDLVARGDKHPLVYAALMWIWRGAPAGEPAPTVHLDGRYWELSVAQLWDPPGLRVFSRDVTLRKQLEARLIQSDRLSALGSLAAAVGHEMNNPLAFVLANLSYMREELDRLKGSLRDGTGARSTELDGVMEALSDTLEGATRLKHIVQDLRTLSRKPPEHQARVEVQPVLEHALKLIRGELQHRARLERDFHELSAVDADEARLSQLFLNLLLNAIHAMDPADAATNVLRVAAYTGPDGEVVVEVQDSGKGLSPELLSRIFEPFATARPNSTGLGLSVSHAIATGLGGTLRAESREGRGTLLTVTLPAAAQLADPRALLVG, translated from the coding sequence TTGAAGGTGTCAGCGACTCCCATCCGCTTCCTGTTGTTCCCCTCGCTGGGCGAGGTGCGTGAGCACGTTCGGGTCGACCTGTTTGGCCGCGCCCTGTCGGAGCGGCTGGGGCGCAAGGTGGTGGTGGAGTTCGCGCCCACCTACGAGATGCTGGAGACCGAGCTGGTGGCGGGCCGCGTGGACATGGCGTGGGGCACCGCTGAGCAGTGCACCGCGTTCGAGGCTCGTGCCCGGGCGGTGCTGCGCGCGGTGCGCTCGGGGAGCTGGAGCTACCACGCGTCGCTGGTGTGCCGGGCGGACGAGCCGCTGACCTTGGAGTCGCTCAGGGGCAAGCGCGCGGCGTGGGTGGCGCCCCGGTCCACGGGAGGTCACCTGTTGGCGGTCGCGCACCTGCGGGCGCATGGGTTGGATCCGGACGTGATCTTCGCGGAGCAGCGCTTCGTGGGGACGTACCGGCGCGCGCTGAACGCGGTCCTCGAGGGCGAGGCGGATGTGGCCGCCACGTTCAGCAATCACCCGGACGAGCATGCGATGCGGGCCACGCTGGCCACCTACGTGGGGCGCGAGGAGCGGCGGCTGCTGCCGTTCTCCTTCACGGGCCCCACGCTGTCGGACGGCATCATCCTCACGCGGCGCCTGTCCGTCACGGACGCGGCCGCGCTGGAAGGCATCCTCACGCGGATGAACACGGATGGCGCGGGCCTGGAGATGTTGATGGGGCCCTTCCGGGTCGAGGGCTTCGTGCGCTCCGAGGATGGGCGCGTGGTGCCGCCGCCCCCAGGCGCGAATCGGAGTGGCGAGTATCTGGTGGCCGAGCTGGACGCGGACACGCGCTGTCGGCGGCTCTGGTCCCCGACGGGGCACGCGTTCGGTCGTTCGCTGCGCGACGCCGAGGGGGCGCTGCTGGTGGACGCGCTGGGAGATGACGCGGCCGGGCCCTTGTTGCCGCTCATCCGCGCGGTGCTGCGCGGGAGCGCGGGCGGCCGTCAGGACTACCGGTTGGAGGTGGCGGGCGAGACGCGCTCGTACGTCGCGGAGGTCACTCCGCATGAGTCCCCGGACGGTGAGGCGGGAGGCCCGCGCTTGGGGCTGCTCGTGCGGGATGTCTCCGGCCTCCGCTCGCTGGAGGACCCGCTGTACCGCCTGGCGTCCTTCCCGCTGCTGCACCCCGAGCCGCTGCTGGAGCTGGGAACGGACGGCGAGCTGCGCTACGCCAATCCGGCCGCCTCCACGGCCTTCCCGGATCTGGTGGCGCGCGGGGACAAGCACCCGTTGGTCTACGCGGCGCTGATGTGGATCTGGCGCGGCGCGCCCGCCGGAGAGCCCGCCCCCACGGTGCATCTGGACGGGCGGTACTGGGAGCTGTCGGTGGCGCAGCTGTGGGACCCGCCGGGCCTGCGCGTGTTCTCGCGCGACGTGACGCTGCGCAAGCAACTGGAGGCGCGGCTCATCCAGTCGGATCGCCTGTCCGCGCTGGGGTCGCTGGCCGCGGCGGTGGGCCATGAGATGAACAACCCGCTGGCCTTCGTGTTGGCCAACCTCTCGTACATGCGCGAGGAGTTGGATCGCCTGAAGGGCTCGCTGCGCGATGGGACCGGCGCGCGCTCGACGGAGCTGGATGGCGTGATGGAGGCCCTGTCGGACACGCTGGAGGGCGCCACGCGGCTCAAGCACATCGTGCAGGACCTGCGGACGCTCTCGCGCAAGCCGCCCGAGCATCAGGCGCGGGTGGAGGTGCAGCCCGTGCTGGAGCACGCGCTCAAGCTCATCCGTGGCGAGCTGCAACACCGCGCGCGCCTGGAGCGTGACTTCCACGAGCTGTCCGCCGTGGACGCGGACGAGGCTCGCCTGAGCCAGCTCTTCCTCAACCTGCTGCTCAACGCCATCCATGCGATGGATCCCGCCGACGCGGCGACCAACGTGCTGCGCGTGGCGGCGTACACCGGCCCGGACGGCGAGGTGGTGGTGGAGGTGCAGGACTCCGGCAAGGGCCTGTCGCCCGAGCTGCTCTCGCGCATCTTCGAGCCCTTCGCCACGGCGCGGCCCAACAGCACCGGGCTGGGACTGTCGGTGAGCCATGCCATCGCCACGGGGCTGGGTGGCACGCTGCGCGCGGAGAGCCGCGAGGGGCGTGGCACCTTGCTCACCGTGACGCTGCCCGCCGCGGCGCAGCTCGCGGATCCGCGCGCCTTGCTCGTGGGGTAG